From the endosymbiont of Bathymodiolus septemdierum str. Myojin knoll genome, one window contains:
- the alaS gene encoding alanine--tRNA ligase encodes MKTAQIRQKFLDFYASKGHTIEPSASLIPHNDKTLLFVNAGMVPFKDVFSGIEKRPYTRAASSQRCVRAGGKHNDLENVGYTARHHTFFEMLGNFSFGDYFKREAIQYAWEFLTVEIGLPKEKLWISVFEEDDEAEDIWVNEIGFPRNRISRCGAKDNFWQMGDTGPCGPSSEIFYDHGEDIAGGPPGHADEDGDRYIEIWNLVFTQYDKQEDGYLKPLDAPCVDTGMGLERLAAVLQHKNNNYDTDGFKSLVKAVVGLTPKGDNIKTDNASVRVISDHIRSTAFMIVDGVIPSNEGRGYVLRRIIRRAIRHGHKIGINKVFFYRLAPILALEFKDAYPELKKSLANVEKVLKREEENFAQTLDKGMGILTEAIMQLKGNEIDGKTIFKLYDTYGFPADLTADVAREYNLTIDMAGFEVEMTKQRDRARQAGDFKTTQKGVAISEATNFLGYEQLENTSTVQAIIQEGELVESIDAGSQAIVVLASSSFYAESGGQVGDLGTLSNADILFKVGNTQKQKSGAFEHHGLLENGTLKVGDVVSVNVDKATRKRIARNHSATHLLHAALRVVLGETVTQKGSLVDGEKLRFDFSHDETITKVDLGKIEGIVNRKILGNTKVHTNVTDIESAKKRGAIALFGEKYGDTVRVLTMGKGDFSVELCGGTHVNQLGNIGLFRIISEGGVAAGVRRIEAMTGYDAYQFDNQTQECLSQIAQMTKSNNTQAVEKVAQLIKTQKDLEKQIASFQKQLASNQGDDLINQVQEVNGIKLLSSIVEGVSGKDLRDIADKLKDKLGSAVIVLAAVDGNKIALVSGVTKDLTDKYQAGKILNHVAAQVGGKGGGRPDMAQGGGTDPSSLNVALTSVKDLI; translated from the coding sequence ATGAAAACCGCACAAATTAGACAGAAATTCTTAGATTTTTACGCTTCAAAGGGGCATACCATTGAGCCAAGTGCTTCGCTTATACCCCATAATGACAAAACTTTATTGTTTGTGAATGCGGGTATGGTGCCGTTTAAGGATGTATTTAGCGGCATAGAAAAGCGTCCTTACACGCGCGCCGCCTCATCCCAGCGTTGCGTGCGCGCAGGTGGCAAGCACAACGATTTAGAAAATGTTGGTTATACTGCAAGACACCATACTTTCTTTGAAATGTTGGGTAATTTTTCATTTGGCGATTATTTCAAACGCGAAGCCATTCAATATGCGTGGGAATTCTTGACGGTAGAAATTGGACTGCCAAAGGAAAAACTTTGGATTAGTGTATTTGAAGAAGATGATGAGGCAGAAGATATTTGGGTTAATGAAATTGGTTTTCCAAGAAACCGTATTTCTCGTTGCGGTGCAAAAGATAATTTTTGGCAAATGGGAGATACTGGACCTTGCGGGCCATCAAGTGAGATTTTCTACGACCATGGCGAGGACATTGCTGGCGGACCTCCGGGTCACGCTGACGAAGACGGCGACCGTTATATTGAGATTTGGAATTTGGTTTTTACGCAATACGATAAACAAGAAGATGGTTATCTAAAACCGTTAGATGCGCCCTGTGTTGATACAGGTATGGGGCTTGAACGCTTAGCCGCAGTATTGCAACACAAGAATAATAATTACGATACCGATGGCTTTAAATCTTTGGTTAAAGCCGTGGTGGGTTTAACACCAAAAGGTGATAATATTAAGACAGATAATGCCTCAGTTCGAGTGATTTCTGACCATATTCGCTCAACTGCATTTATGATTGTCGATGGTGTAATTCCGTCAAATGAAGGGCGTGGTTATGTGTTGCGTCGCATCATTCGTCGTGCGATTCGCCATGGGCATAAAATTGGCATTAATAAAGTATTTTTCTATCGTTTAGCACCTATTTTAGCGTTAGAATTCAAAGATGCTTACCCAGAACTGAAAAAATCTTTGGCAAATGTTGAAAAGGTTTTGAAGCGTGAAGAAGAAAATTTTGCCCAGACGCTAGACAAAGGCATGGGCATTTTGACAGAGGCAATCATGCAACTTAAAGGCAATGAAATTGATGGAAAAACCATTTTTAAACTTTATGATACCTATGGTTTTCCAGCGGATTTGACAGCTGATGTGGCGCGTGAATATAATTTAACCATTGATATGGCAGGCTTTGAAGTTGAAATGACCAAGCAAAGAGACCGCGCCCGTCAAGCAGGTGATTTTAAAACCACACAAAAAGGTGTGGCAATCAGTGAAGCAACCAATTTTTTAGGCTATGAGCAATTAGAAAATACATCAACCGTGCAAGCTATTATTCAAGAGGGCGAGTTGGTAGAAAGCATTGACGCAGGTAGCCAGGCGATTGTGGTGTTAGCAAGTTCAAGTTTTTACGCTGAATCAGGTGGACAAGTGGGCGACTTAGGTACGCTGTCAAATGCTGATATTTTATTTAAAGTCGGCAATACGCAAAAGCAAAAATCAGGCGCATTCGAACATCATGGGCTTTTGGAAAATGGCACCTTGAAAGTCGGCGATGTTGTTAGCGTAAATGTGGATAAAGCCACGCGCAAACGCATCGCTCGTAATCACTCTGCCACGCATTTATTACACGCCGCACTCAGAGTGGTTTTAGGTGAAACCGTTACCCAAAAAGGCTCGTTAGTCGATGGTGAAAAATTGCGTTTCGACTTCTCACACGATGAAACCATTACCAAGGTTGACCTTGGAAAAATCGAAGGCATCGTTAATCGTAAAATTTTAGGCAATACCAAAGTACATACTAATGTTACCGACATTGAAAGTGCTAAAAAGAGGGGCGCAATAGCACTTTTTGGCGAAAAATACGGCGATACTGTGCGCGTCTTAACCATGGGAAAAGGCGATTTCTCAGTAGAGCTTTGTGGTGGAACGCATGTTAATCAATTGGGTAACATCGGTTTGTTTAGAATCATTTCTGAGGGTGGCGTTGCTGCGGGTGTGCGTCGTATTGAGGCAATGACAGGTTATGATGCTTATCAATTTGACAATCAAACCCAAGAGTGCTTGAGTCAAATTGCACAAATGACAAAATCCAATAATACGCAAGCAGTAGAAAAAGTTGCACAACTCATTAAAACCCAAAAAGACTTAGAAAAACAAATCGCTTCTTTCCAAAAACAACTCGCTAGCAATCAAGGTGACGATTTAATTAATCAAGTTCAAGAAGTGAATGGCATTAAATTACTATCAAGTATCGTTGAAGGTGTGAGCGGTAAAGATTTACGCGACATTGCTGATAAATTAAAAGACAAATTAGGTTCAGCCGTGATTGTCTTAGCCGCCGTTGACGGTAATAAAATCGCCTTAGTCTCTGGTGTTACCAAGGATTTAACCGACAAATATCAAGCTGGAAAAATCCTCAACCATGTTGCTGCCCAAGTTGGCGGAAAAGGTGGTGGTCGCCCCGATATGGCACAAGGTGGTGGCACGGATCCAAGTAGTTTAAATGTGGCACTTACCTCAGTTAAAGATTTAATTTAG
- a CDS encoding L-threonylcarbamoyladenylate synthase, with product MAQLFVIHPQNPQARLVKQVVDILNKGGVVAYPTDSGYALGTAMGNKDGLARIRKIRNLSKRHDFTLMMRGLSDIGEYAKLDNNAFRLLKKILPGAYTFILAGTRDVPKRLLHPKKKTIGLRISAHSVVQAILDSLDTPLMSVSLILEGLDFYDIDDVRDVLDRQVDVIIDGGYCPPEPTTVIDLSSGGVEVIRQGAGDISFIE from the coding sequence ATGGCACAATTGTTTGTAATTCATCCACAAAATCCACAAGCTCGATTGGTGAAGCAGGTGGTGGATATTTTGAATAAAGGTGGGGTGGTAGCGTATCCGACCGATTCTGGCTATGCGCTAGGCACGGCGATGGGAAATAAGGATGGTTTGGCGCGAATTCGTAAGATCCGGAATTTGTCAAAACGCCACGATTTCACTTTGATGATGAGGGGTTTATCGGATATTGGTGAATATGCAAAGCTGGATAATAATGCCTTTCGTTTGTTAAAAAAGATTCTACCAGGGGCTTATACTTTTATTTTGGCAGGCACACGAGATGTACCGAAGCGCCTATTGCACCCGAAAAAAAAGACAATTGGGCTGAGAATTTCAGCGCATAGCGTCGTGCAAGCGATTCTTGATTCGTTAGATACCCCATTGATGAGCGTGTCATTAATCCTTGAAGGACTTGATTTTTATGACATTGACGATGTGCGCGATGTATTGGATAGGCAGGTAGATGTCATTATTGATGGTGGCTATTGTCCGCCAGAGCCGACAACAGTGATTGATTTGTCATCGGGCGGGGTAGAAGTTATTCGTCAAGGTGCAGGTGATATTTCATTTATTGAATAG
- a CDS encoding PHP domain-containing protein: MFKIIVNIMSAMIDLHNHSYYSDGVLSPSEVVRLAKNSNCEVFALTDHDTTDGLDEAQKEADNQNINLIHGVEISAMWSNMTIHIVGLKVDKSNPVLQAGLKRHQDFRQLRAEKMARGLGGAGVYNALEKTQALTKGGMVTRTHFAQMLIQEGVCKDMKSVFRRFLTGKKPGGVGGQWAQFDEVISWIHSAGGVAVLAHPLRYRMTNTKIQRMFSHLSNAGLDGVEIVTAHSSDEEITRVSKWADDYNLRYSCGSDYHGWGNQRVQIGRLKDFLNMDKAIWKAW; the protein is encoded by the coding sequence ATGTTTAAAATTATAGTCAATATAATGAGTGCCATGATTGATTTACACAACCATTCTTATTATTCCGATGGCGTTTTGTCGCCGAGTGAGGTTGTGCGTTTGGCAAAAAACTCAAATTGCGAGGTGTTTGCCCTTACTGACCACGATACCACAGATGGATTAGACGAGGCACAAAAAGAGGCTGATAACCAAAATATTAATTTGATTCACGGCGTCGAAATATCAGCAATGTGGAGCAATATGACCATTCATATTGTTGGACTGAAGGTGGATAAAAGCAATCCAGTTTTGCAAGCAGGGCTAAAGCGGCATCAAGATTTCCGTCAACTGAGAGCCGAAAAAATGGCACGCGGTTTAGGCGGTGCGGGGGTTTATAATGCTTTGGAAAAAACGCAAGCACTGACCAAAGGCGGGATGGTAACTCGCACGCATTTTGCACAAATGTTGATACAGGAAGGGGTTTGTAAAGATATGAAATCTGTCTTTAGACGCTTTTTAACAGGTAAAAAGCCCGGAGGTGTTGGTGGACAATGGGCGCAATTTGACGAAGTGATATCGTGGATTCATTCGGCAGGAGGTGTGGCAGTATTAGCCCATCCGCTAAGATATAGAATGACAAACACCAAAATTCAACGAATGTTTTCACATTTATCTAACGCTGGATTGGATGGCGTAGAAATCGTGACGGCACATAGTTCTGACGAAGAAATTACCCGTGTATCAAAGTGGGCGGATGACTATAATTTACGCTATTCTTGTGGGTCGGATTATCATGGCTGGGGCAATCAGAGGGTGCAAATTGGGCGTTTAAAAGATTTTCTGAATATGGATAAAGCAATATGGAAGGCGTGGTAA
- the glmS gene encoding glutamine--fructose-6-phosphate transaminase (isomerizing) produces the protein MCGIVGGICRNNITPLLIKGLKRLEYRGYDSAGLVVLSNDNELQRARSVGKVVNLENSINAETVSGSVGIAHTRWATHGEPTTKNAHPHICNNDVGVVHNGIIENFLELKVKQQAQGYHFTSDTDTEVIAHSIHQTLQDSDTLLEAVQKAVKTFQGAYGIGVISPKNPGHIVVARSGSPLVIGVSDKGNFIASDQMALLEVTKQFIFLEEGDIANITTDTVNIFDKDGAPVEREIKTSKLESGKISKGDYAHYMQKEIFEQPQAIADTLESRISKDKILTSAFGHSAKAIFQKIEHIQIIACGTSYNAGLVAKYWLEGIAKIPTHIEVASEYRYRNPIILDNTLFITISQSGETADTLEALRAVKKRKENIHSLTICNSAESSLTRESELTFLTHAGVEIGVASTKAFTTQLVSLALLSVAIGRCHNRVSTAQEKAIVDGLNRLPGLVAQALKQEDQIIELAKTFKDKFNALFLGRGSMHAIAMEGALKLKEISYIHAEAYPAGELKHGPIALIGKDTPVIAIAPNDELLDKLKSNLQEVKSRGSQMIVFEDEDAKVTPMDGLKIIPITNNLGRITAPIIFTIPLQLLSYHVALIKGTDVDQPRNLAKSVTVE, from the coding sequence ATGTGTGGAATTGTCGGCGGGATTTGTAGAAATAACATTACACCTCTGTTAATTAAAGGTCTTAAACGCTTAGAATATCGTGGTTATGACTCAGCAGGTTTGGTAGTCTTAAGCAACGACAACGAACTACAGCGCGCTCGTTCAGTAGGAAAAGTTGTCAACCTTGAAAATAGCATTAATGCAGAAACTGTTAGCGGTAGTGTCGGCATTGCTCACACCCGTTGGGCAACCCATGGCGAGCCCACCACCAAGAATGCACATCCACATATTTGTAATAATGATGTTGGCGTGGTGCATAATGGCATCATTGAAAACTTCTTAGAGCTAAAAGTAAAACAACAAGCACAAGGTTATCATTTTACCTCTGACACTGACACCGAAGTTATTGCCCACAGCATTCACCAAACATTACAAGACAGCGATACTTTGCTGGAAGCCGTACAAAAAGCCGTCAAAACCTTCCAAGGGGCTTATGGCATCGGTGTCATTTCGCCAAAAAACCCTGGGCACATCGTTGTCGCTAGAAGTGGTTCGCCTTTGGTTATTGGTGTCAGCGACAAAGGTAATTTTATCGCCTCAGACCAAATGGCACTCTTAGAAGTCACCAAACAATTCATCTTTTTAGAAGAAGGTGATATTGCCAATATTACCACGGACACTGTCAACATTTTCGACAAAGATGGCGCGCCCGTAGAGCGAGAAATTAAAACCTCAAAACTCGAAAGTGGAAAAATTTCCAAAGGTGATTACGCCCACTATATGCAAAAAGAAATCTTTGAGCAGCCGCAAGCCATTGCCGACACTTTAGAGTCTCGCATTAGCAAAGACAAAATCCTCACATCTGCCTTTGGACACAGTGCCAAAGCAATTTTTCAAAAAATCGAACACATTCAAATCATCGCCTGTGGCACTAGTTACAACGCAGGATTAGTGGCAAAATATTGGCTAGAAGGCATCGCTAAAATTCCAACGCATATTGAAGTTGCTAGCGAATATCGCTATCGCAACCCCATCATTTTAGACAATACTTTATTCATCACTATTTCCCAAAGTGGTGAAACTGCCGACACTTTGGAAGCCCTTCGCGCTGTCAAAAAACGCAAAGAAAATATCCACTCATTAACCATTTGCAACAGTGCAGAATCTAGCCTCACCAGGGAATCAGAACTTACTTTCCTCACGCACGCTGGCGTTGAAATCGGTGTCGCTAGCACTAAAGCATTCACCACACAATTGGTTTCGCTCGCCCTGCTTTCCGTTGCCATTGGCAGATGCCACAATCGGGTGTCAACAGCACAAGAAAAAGCAATCGTTGATGGTTTAAATCGCTTACCTGGGTTAGTCGCACAAGCCCTAAAGCAAGAAGACCAAATCATTGAACTCGCCAAAACTTTCAAAGATAAATTTAATGCCTTGTTCTTGGGTCGAGGTTCAATGCATGCTATCGCCATGGAGGGTGCCCTCAAACTCAAAGAAATTAGCTACATCCACGCTGAAGCCTACCCCGCTGGCGAACTTAAACACGGTCCCATTGCTTTAATTGGCAAAGACACCCCCGTCATCGCAATTGCACCAAATGACGAACTCTTGGATAAACTCAAATCTAACCTCCAAGAAGTAAAATCCCGCGGTTCGCAAATGATTGTCTTTGAAGATGAAGATGCCAAAGTCACGCCAATGGACGGACTAAAAATTATCCCTATTACCAATAACTTAGGTCGTATCACTGCCCCAATTATATTTACAATCCCCTTGCAATTACTCAGTTACCATGTCGCCTTAATTAAAGGTACTGATGTTGACCAGCCGCGTAATTTAGCTAAGTCGGTTACCGTGGAATAA
- a CDS encoding TolC family protein — protein sequence MKKNSIWMALCALYLLSVNVLALTEQALIQKVLINHKLFESDEIDMLIQQRRLESRERDYYGWRLDLTAKYGIEKDSTDKDTSYTYTRNQTDRNIGLKLSTAFKNGSSFSVDFDRKLPIDEQEKYKSGVYYQDKKLSERNNVLTTKINIPLLKNSDGGSSKALYDLAEIDQKVEILELLENKEDEVADALTAFIDLAIGIQRLHIYKDRLSAFKKIKAYVKQRKNDSKLLATQIQKTKTSIAQSESNLASSILTLKTFIDFNKSDLSTINFNADIRCVLIENSQEYLQKHSRDLQISKLDIGKKQRYIDAYKNKGLADLDINLSHIKTQNKGNYSSYSYKNANEYKISLDLSYPLSGNPINDYNLFKSKLEKSKKQTDYEIDLKDKVLDAKVLKNDLKIGSQTLDSYYKEKLKQQQITVELDNYLSGDGNIRFVLDEIYEHYQTQLDYLLVLKTYHQKRIEYDNLLDRLVKSNACYLCDNDKSLIPR from the coding sequence ATGAAAAAAAATAGCATTTGGATGGCTTTGTGTGCCTTGTATTTACTTTCCGTTAATGTGTTAGCGTTAACCGAACAAGCATTAATTCAAAAAGTCTTGATAAATCATAAGTTATTTGAAAGTGATGAGATTGATATGCTTATTCAACAGCGGCGATTAGAATCAAGAGAACGAGATTATTATGGTTGGCGCTTAGATTTGACGGCTAAATACGGTATTGAGAAGGATTCAACCGATAAAGATACTAGTTACACTTACACTCGAAATCAAACAGACCGAAATATAGGGCTAAAACTTTCAACTGCTTTTAAAAATGGGTCGTCATTTAGTGTTGATTTTGATAGAAAATTGCCAATTGATGAGCAAGAAAAATATAAAAGTGGGGTGTATTATCAAGATAAAAAGCTTTCTGAGCGCAATAATGTTTTAACCACTAAAATTAATATTCCACTATTAAAAAATTCGGATGGCGGAAGCAGTAAAGCACTTTATGATTTGGCTGAAATTGACCAAAAAGTAGAGATTTTAGAGTTATTGGAAAACAAGGAAGATGAGGTTGCAGATGCGTTAACTGCGTTTATTGATTTGGCAATAGGCATCCAGCGTTTGCACATTTACAAAGACAGATTGTCTGCGTTTAAAAAAATCAAAGCGTATGTCAAACAGCGTAAAAATGACAGCAAGTTATTGGCGACGCAAATTCAAAAAACTAAAACAAGTATTGCACAATCCGAGTCTAATTTAGCGTCTTCAATTTTAACATTAAAAACTTTTATTGACTTTAATAAAAGCGATTTATCAACCATTAATTTTAATGCCGATATTCGTTGTGTGTTGATTGAAAATAGTCAGGAATACTTGCAAAAACATAGCCGTGATTTACAAATATCTAAACTGGATATTGGCAAGAAACAGCGCTATATTGATGCCTATAAAAATAAAGGTTTGGCGGATTTAGATATTAATCTTAGTCATATTAAAACACAAAATAAAGGTAATTATTCTAGCTACTCTTATAAGAATGCCAACGAATATAAAATCAGCCTAGATTTATCCTATCCATTAAGTGGCAACCCTATTAATGACTACAATCTATTTAAATCCAAGTTAGAAAAAAGTAAAAAACAGACCGATTATGAGATTGATTTAAAAGACAAAGTATTGGATGCTAAAGTTTTAAAGAATGATTTAAAAATTGGCAGTCAAACATTAGACAGTTATTACAAAGAAAAATTAAAACAACAGCAAATCACTGTAGAACTAGACAATTATCTTTCAGGTGATGGCAATATTCGTTTTGTGTTAGATGAAATATATGAGCATTATCAAACGCAATTGGATTATTTATTAGTTTTGAAAACTTATCATCAAAAACGCATTGAATACGATAATTTGTTAGACAGATTAGTAAAAAGCAACGCCTGTTATTTGTGTGATAATGATAAATCGCTTATTCCACGGTAA
- a CDS encoding helix-turn-helix domain-containing protein, with amino-acid sequence MSRRNPFDKRREILRQLLVNARRHQKVTQKQLAAELQTTQSFVSKYENGDRLVDLVETHQICQALDYSFVELTNNFEMAVNEESANYNGRNQKDEKK; translated from the coding sequence ATGAGTAGACGAAATCCATTTGACAAACGCCGAGAAATTTTAAGACAATTGTTAGTGAACGCAAGGAGGCATCAAAAAGTCACCCAGAAACAACTTGCAGCAGAATTACAAACAACCCAATCTTTTGTGAGTAAGTATGAGAACGGTGACCGTCTTGTCGATTTAGTAGAAACACATCAAATTTGTCAAGCACTTGACTATTCTTTTGTCGAATTAACAAATAACTTTGAGATGGCAGTTAATGAGGAGTCTGCCAACTACAACGGTAGAAATCAAAAAGATGAAAAAAAATAG
- the galU gene encoding UTP--glucose-1-phosphate uridylyltransferase GalU, with the protein MLINKCLFPVAGYGTRFLPVTKAVPKEMLPILAKPLIQYGVEEAMSAGITTIAMVISKHKQAIKDHFRAHPEIESSVQGTAKASLLDEVNYVTEHCDFTYIEQQQMLGLGHAIHSGQPLIGNEAFAVILPDDLCTNVGDSVLAQMTKLYAQHPDCCIVAIEEVPMDEVDKYGVIDGKLLDNSDNAYRVHNMLEKPDSADAPTNLAIIGRYILTPEIFTVLANTQPDKNGEIQITDALMILAKQGKVIAYKFQGQRFDCGSIKGFVEANTVFLKTSFM; encoded by the coding sequence ATGTTGATCAATAAATGCCTATTCCCGGTTGCAGGCTATGGCACGCGTTTTTTGCCTGTTACCAAGGCTGTTCCAAAAGAGATGCTACCCATCCTTGCTAAGCCCTTAATTCAATACGGCGTGGAAGAGGCTATGAGTGCGGGCATCACCACAATTGCAATGGTAATTAGCAAGCACAAGCAAGCCATCAAAGATCATTTTCGAGCACATCCAGAAATTGAATCTAGCGTACAAGGCACCGCCAAAGCTTCATTGTTAGATGAGGTCAATTATGTCACCGAACACTGTGATTTTACCTATATCGAACAACAACAAATGTTAGGCTTAGGTCATGCAATCCACAGTGGGCAACCCCTCATCGGTAACGAAGCATTTGCGGTGATTTTGCCCGACGATTTATGTACCAATGTAGGTGATTCAGTCCTTGCACAAATGACCAAACTCTACGCACAACACCCAGATTGTTGCATCGTTGCTATTGAAGAAGTGCCGATGGATGAAGTTGATAAATACGGTGTCATCGATGGCAAATTATTAGACAATTCCGACAACGCCTATCGCGTCCATAATATGCTAGAAAAGCCAGACTCAGCGGATGCACCCACCAATTTAGCCATCATTGGTCGCTACATATTGACGCCAGAAATATTCACAGTTTTAGCTAACACCCAACCCGATAAAAATGGCGAAATCCAAATTACTGATGCATTAATGATACTAGCCAAACAAGGTAAGGTTATCGCCTACAAGTTTCAAGGGCAACGATTTGATTGTGGTAGTATCAAGGGTTTCGTAGAGGCAAACACTGTTTTTTTAAAAACTTCGTTTATGTAA
- a CDS encoding glucose-6-phosphate isomerase: MEYNKNFYQIHSNDDIFQRIKDERAEIGYYDLPYQDTNDIKNYVATVRQRHIVVLGIGGSSLGARAIYEFLLPSNKYQKDLIFLETVDPLEIKYCLKKLDINDAHFVVISKSGSTIETISLFKYLSTLVEVNGKNCTIISEAKTKLTKYANNNDIKVFELAENIGGRFSVFSVVGLVPLAMVGADIDNLLNGCRRVSDSFFKQKEYYQPIISKARFLVENKARFNINAIFSYSSSLESFNKWYVQLWAESLGKLNINKTRQALTPIALIGPVDQHSFLQLIIDGVRDKTVTFIKIADLKDDTIIPKSSANLGLEYAEGLSFNDLLNKQADATIQSVEAQKDIPCDVITISTVDEYNIAKLMFSYQLLVSTIGQFLQINTYDQPGVENGKVILTNALKC; the protein is encoded by the coding sequence ATGGAATACAATAAAAACTTCTACCAAATTCATTCTAATGACGATATTTTTCAACGCATTAAAGATGAGCGCGCGGAAATTGGCTATTATGATTTACCCTATCAAGATACTAACGACATCAAAAATTATGTTGCCACAGTCAGGCAACGGCACATCGTCGTACTGGGTATTGGCGGTTCAAGTTTGGGTGCAAGGGCCATTTATGAATTTTTATTGCCGTCAAATAAATATCAAAAAGATTTGATTTTTTTAGAAACGGTTGACCCACTCGAAATCAAATATTGCCTAAAGAAATTAGACATTAATGATGCGCACTTCGTTGTCATTTCAAAGTCAGGTAGTACCATCGAAACCATCAGCTTGTTTAAATATTTAAGTACTTTGGTGGAAGTAAACGGTAAAAATTGCACCATCATTTCTGAGGCAAAAACAAAGTTAACAAAATACGCAAACAACAACGATATCAAGGTTTTTGAATTGGCTGAGAATATTGGCGGTCGTTTTTCCGTATTCAGCGTGGTCGGTTTAGTACCCCTTGCGATGGTGGGCGCTGACATTGATAATTTATTGAATGGTTGTAGGCGCGTTTCTGATAGTTTTTTTAAGCAAAAAGAATACTACCAGCCGATTATCAGCAAGGCGCGATTTTTGGTAGAAAATAAAGCGCGATTTAACATTAACGCGATTTTTTCTTATTCTTCTTCATTGGAGAGTTTTAACAAATGGTATGTGCAACTTTGGGCAGAAAGTTTGGGCAAGCTCAACATTAATAAAACCCGTCAAGCATTAACCCCAATTGCCCTAATTGGTCCAGTGGACCAACATAGTTTTTTGCAATTAATTATTGACGGTGTGCGTGATAAAACCGTGACTTTCATCAAAATTGCTGATTTAAAGGACGATACTATTATTCCAAAATCCAGTGCAAATTTAGGTTTAGAATATGCCGAAGGGTTGAGTTTTAACGACCTCTTAAACAAGCAAGCCGATGCCACTATTCAATCTGTCGAAGCGCAAAAAGACATCCCCTGTGATGTCATCACTATTTCTACCGTTGACGAATACAATATTGCTAAATTAATGTTTAGTTATCAACTTTTGGTATCCACCATTGGGCAATTTTTACAAATCAACACCTACGACCAGCCCGGCGTGGAAAATGGAAAAGTTATTCTTACCAATGCGCTCAAATGTTGA